From a single Rosa rugosa chromosome 7, drRosRugo1.1, whole genome shotgun sequence genomic region:
- the LOC133723781 gene encoding protein PLANT CADMIUM RESISTANCE 10 isoform X3 — MKSQSSYAPPSYIPLGQSDSGSPVVLRNEDPPKQQNNVDGPIQWSSGICACCDDTQSCCIGLFCPCYLFGKNAEFLGSGTLMGSCTTHFILWVLVNTVCCLLTDGLIFGIPGCFVACYACGYRRALRSKYNLQEAPCGDFITHFFCHLCAICQEYREIREKSAESGPGDLNLAIVTAPAVQTMEPGLDK, encoded by the exons ATGAAGAGCCAAAGCAGTTATGCACCTCCGTCTTATATTCCCTTGGGCCAATCAGATTCGGGATCACCCGTTGTTTTACGCAATGAAGACCCTCCCAAGCAGCAAAATAATGTCGATGGGCCGATACAATGGTCTTCTGGAATTTGCGCATGTTGTGATGATACGCAGAGCT GTTGTATAGGTTTATTTTGTCCTTGCTATCTGTTCGGAAAGAATGCAGAGTTTCTGGGCTCTGGGACATTAATGGGCTCCTGCACGACTCATTTTATTCTGTGGGTACTTGTTAATACCGTCTGCTGCTTATTAACTGATGGCCTTATTTTTGGTATACCGGGATGCTTTGTTGCATGTTATGCTTGTGGCTACCGCAGGGCACTAAGATCAAAATATAATCTCCAG GAAGCACCATGTGGAGACTTTATTACTCATTTTTTCTGCCATCTGTGCGCAATTTGTCAAGAGTACAGGGAGATCCGTGAAAAGTCTGCTGAATCTGGCCCTGGTGATCTGAATCTAGCCATAGTTACAGCCCCAGCAGTCCAGACAATGGAACCAGGGCTTGACAAGTAA
- the LOC133723781 gene encoding protein PLANT CADMIUM RESISTANCE 10 isoform X2 produces the protein MHLRLIFPWANQIRDHPLFYAMKTLPSSKIMSMGRYNGLLEFAHVVMIRRAVRYFLPSDLDLSQGCIGLFCPCYLFGKNAEFLGSGTLMGSCTTHFILWVLVNTVCCLLTDGLIFGIPGCFVACYACGYRRALRSKYNLQEAPCGDFITHFFCHLCAICQEYREIREKSAESGPGDLNLAIVTAPAVQTMEPGLDK, from the exons ATGCACCTCCGTCTTATATTCCCTTGGGCCAATCAGATTCGGGATCACCCGTTGTTTTACGCAATGAAGACCCTCCCAAGCAGCAAAATAATGTCGATGGGCCGATACAATGGTCTTCTGGAATTTGCGCATGTTGTGATGATACGCAGAGCTGTACGCTACTTTCTGCCTTCTGACCTTGATTTATCACAAG GTTGTATAGGTTTATTTTGTCCTTGCTATCTGTTCGGAAAGAATGCAGAGTTTCTGGGCTCTGGGACATTAATGGGCTCCTGCACGACTCATTTTATTCTGTGGGTACTTGTTAATACCGTCTGCTGCTTATTAACTGATGGCCTTATTTTTGGTATACCGGGATGCTTTGTTGCATGTTATGCTTGTGGCTACCGCAGGGCACTAAGATCAAAATATAATCTCCAG GAAGCACCATGTGGAGACTTTATTACTCATTTTTTCTGCCATCTGTGCGCAATTTGTCAAGAGTACAGGGAGATCCGTGAAAAGTCTGCTGAATCTGGCCCTGGTGATCTGAATCTAGCCATAGTTACAGCCCCAGCAGTCCAGACAATGGAACCAGGGCTTGACAAGTAA
- the LOC133723781 gene encoding protein PLANT CADMIUM RESISTANCE 10 isoform X1 produces the protein MELLRVARFPIMWTMDPIISLLGLGTGYRSFVRRRKMKSQSSYAPPSYIPLGQSDSGSPVVLRNEDPPKQQNNVDGPIQWSSGICACCDDTQSCCIGLFCPCYLFGKNAEFLGSGTLMGSCTTHFILWVLVNTVCCLLTDGLIFGIPGCFVACYACGYRRALRSKYNLQEAPCGDFITHFFCHLCAICQEYREIREKSAESGPGDLNLAIVTAPAVQTMEPGLDK, from the exons ATGGAATTGTTACGTGTTGCCCGGTTTCCCATCATGTGGACTATGGATCCGATCATTTCTCTTTTGGGTTTG GGTACTGGGTACAGATCATTTGTTCGTCGCAGAAAGATGAAGAGCCAAAGCAGTTATGCACCTCCGTCTTATATTCCCTTGGGCCAATCAGATTCGGGATCACCCGTTGTTTTACGCAATGAAGACCCTCCCAAGCAGCAAAATAATGTCGATGGGCCGATACAATGGTCTTCTGGAATTTGCGCATGTTGTGATGATACGCAGAGCT GTTGTATAGGTTTATTTTGTCCTTGCTATCTGTTCGGAAAGAATGCAGAGTTTCTGGGCTCTGGGACATTAATGGGCTCCTGCACGACTCATTTTATTCTGTGGGTACTTGTTAATACCGTCTGCTGCTTATTAACTGATGGCCTTATTTTTGGTATACCGGGATGCTTTGTTGCATGTTATGCTTGTGGCTACCGCAGGGCACTAAGATCAAAATATAATCTCCAG GAAGCACCATGTGGAGACTTTATTACTCATTTTTTCTGCCATCTGTGCGCAATTTGTCAAGAGTACAGGGAGATCCGTGAAAAGTCTGCTGAATCTGGCCCTGGTGATCTGAATCTAGCCATAGTTACAGCCCCAGCAGTCCAGACAATGGAACCAGGGCTTGACAAGTAA